One Fusarium poae strain DAOMC 252244 chromosome 4, whole genome shotgun sequence DNA window includes the following coding sequences:
- a CDS encoding hypothetical protein (BUSCO:54897at5125), translating into MAIKRKPSSSLGLERRVRPRREDEWEEEPESQNSSSEDGDDNEVEEEGIRGDSDDEDEDEDDEDEDEDEDDQDQESGDGSEDESEPEQKGPKIDLSSVSFGALAKAQASLPSGRKSKTKKSTDDDTPKTETPAPRKPTRSKDDPKPKRSSKHAPQEQTSKKPVSRRREIIPENKRQYRDPRFDPLVGRVDEEKASKAYAFLDEYRDKEMADLRVQIKKTKNFDEKENLKRELQSMESRKKANLRRQEEENLLKEHRKKEKELVAQGKTPFYLKRSEQKKQLLVNRYEGMSKGQVDRAIERKRKKVAGKEKKELDFLQRRGTRE; encoded by the exons ATGGCAATTAAGCGAAAACCGTCGTCCTCATTAGGACTCGAGAGAAGAGTGCGAccgagaagagaagatgagTGGGAGGAAGAGCCTGAGAGCCAGAACTCCTCAAGTGAGGATGGTGACGACAAtgaggttgaagaagagGGTATTCGAGGAGATtctgacgacgaagacgaagacgaagacgatgaggatgaggatgaggatgaggatgaccaAGATCAAGAATCCGGAGACGGCTCAGAAGATGAGTCTGAG CCTGAGCAAAAAGGACCCAAGATAGACCTCTCATCTGTCTCATTTGGTGCCCTCGCAAAAGCGCAAGCATCGCTCCCCTCAGGGCGCAAGTCAAAAACAAAGAAATCCACCGACGACGATACACCAAAGACAGAAACACCAGCACCCAGGAAACCCACCAGATCAAAGGACGACCCCAAACCCAAACGGTCATCTAAACACGCACCCCAAGAACAAACATCCAAAAAGCCCGTATCTCGTCGTCGCGAGATTATTCCCGAAAACAAACGCCAATACCGTGATCCGCGATTCGACCCCTTGGTCGGCCGTGTCGACGAAGAAAAGGCCAGCAAAGCCTACGCCTTCCTGGATGAGTACCGCGACAAGGAGATGGCCGACCTGCGCGTGCAGATCAAAAAGACCAAGAATTTTGACGAGAAGGAGAACCTCAAGCGCGAGCTGCAGTCCATGGAGTCTCGCAAGAAGGCCAACCTGCGCAgacaggaggaggagaaccTGCTCAAGGAGCACcgcaagaaggagaaggagcttGTAGCGCAGGGCAAGACCCCGTTCTACCTGAAGAGGAGCGAACAGAAGAAGCAGCTTCTCGTGAACAGGTACGAGGGCATGAGCAAGGGACAAGTGGACAGGGCAAttgagaggaagaggaagaaggttGCCGgtaaggagaagaaggagctcGACTTTTTGCAGCGCCGAGGGACGAGAGAGTAG
- a CDS encoding hypothetical protein (BUSCO:45705at5125): MTGYAPSGVLKAAPKSMNIPGLTLAQPGAFSNATKGPQNGQINTEQKARKGIKRKSKRHAPEARKPRSQSPPKVPSKGSGGVPEPTPKYLAQANLAPERLSQPRRILVVIDLNGTLLHRPNKKRPFDFTERPHAKTFLGYCIETFHVAIWSSARPENVEKMVEKLLTPEQREQCLVTWGRDSFNLSKEDYMTKVQVYKRLTKIWTDPRVMAAHPRASEGGLWDQTNTILVDDSFEKGRSEPFNTLTLPEFSGLDREIPNVLPQVHDYINELSYQVDISRFVRRSPFQLNSNYILPEE, encoded by the exons ATGACAGGCTACGCACCCTCGGGTGTCCTGAAGGCGGCGCCAAAGTCGATGAATATACCTGGTCTCACACTGGCGCAACCAGGCGCTTTCTCGAATGCGACCAAGGGCCCTCAGAACGGTCAAATAAACACTGAACAGAA GGCTCGTAAGGGAATTAAAAGGAAGAGCAAGAGACATGCCCCAGAGGCGCGAAAACCCCGTTCCCAATCCCCTCCAAAAGTCCCCAGCAAAGGTTCTGGGGGCGTCCCAGAGCCCACACCAAAATACCTGGCACAAGCAAATCTCGCTCCGGAACGTCTGAGTCAACCACGCCGTATACTTGTAGTCATTGACTTGAATGGAACGCTTCTCCACCGTCCCAACAAGAAGCGTCCCTTCGATTTCACCGAGCGACCTCATGCGAAGACCTTCCTGGGCTACTGTATCGAGACTTTTCATGTTGCCATTTGGTCCTCAGCCCGCCCCGAAAACGTCGAGAAGATGGTAGAGAAGCTCCTGACGCCCGAACAGCGTGAGCAATGCCTTGTTACCTGGGGGCGTGATTCCTTCAATCTGTCAAAAGAAGACTACATGACAAAAGTCCAAGTCTACAAGCGTCTCACAAAGATATGGACTGATCCAAGAGTTATGGCCGCTCATCCTCGGGCTTCTGAAGGGGGTCTGTGGGACCAGACCAATACTATTCTCGTCGACGACTCGTTTGAGAAGGGCCGCAGCGAGCCTTTCAACACCCTCACGCTTCCTGAATTCAGCGGGTTGGATAGAGAGATCCCTAACGTCTTACCCCAGGTGCACGACTACATTAATGAGCTATCCTATCAAGTGGATATCAGTCGCTTTGTACGACGATCGCCATTTCAGCTTAATTCGAACTATATCCTGCCGGAAGAATGA
- a CDS encoding hypothetical protein (BUSCO:30955at5125), whose translation MAFGTLFTRENNCRSTAIKAVAKANDIELNIVEAEKGNATAEHLKANGLGKIPAFVGEDGFALSECIAIAIYITSQNEKTTLLGKTKQDYASILKWMSFFNSEVLPNLIAWFSPLKGESPYNKKNVDDAIKATEKNFAVVEEYLLHNTFLVSERITLADLFSVAIAIRGFQYFFDKQWRSEHPAVTRWFETVRSQPIFSEVAEKVDLLDTVTLTNPPKKADQPKKEAKKEAKKEAKKEAAPAAAPAAAPEADEAPAAPKAKHPLEALGRPSFPLDEWKRQYSNIKDHNEAMKYFWDNFNFEEWSIWKVDYKYNDELTLTFMSNNLIGGFNNRLEGSRKYIFGCAAVYGENNDSVIQGAFVIRGQEHIPAFDVAPDWESYSFVKLDPSKPEDRQFVEDAWGWEKGITVDGKEYKLADGKVFK comes from the exons ATGGCTTTCGGAACTCTCTTCACCCGCGAG AACAACTGCCGCTCTACTGCCATCAAGGCTGTGGCTAAGGCGAACGACATCGAGCTCAACATCGTCGAGGCCGAGAAGGGCAACGCTACCGCTGAGCACCTCAAGGCCAACGGCCTTGGCAAGATCCCCGCCTTTGTTGGCGAGGATGGCTTCGCTCTGTCCGAGTGCATCGCCATTGCCATCTACA TCACCTCTCAGAACGAGAAGACCACTCTTCTCGGCAAGACCAAGCAGGACTATGCTTCCATCCTGAAGTGGATGTCCTTCTTCAACTCTGAGGTCCTTCCCAACCTCATTGCTTGGTTCAGCCCCCTCAAGGGCGAGTCTCCTTACAACAAGAAGAACGTCGACGATGCCATCAAGGCTACCGAGAAGAACTTCGCCGTTGTCGAGGAGTACCTCCTCCACAACACCTTCCTTGTCAGCGAGCGTATCACTCTTGCCGATCTCTTCTCTGTTGCCATCGCCATCCGTGGCTTCCAGTACTTCTTTGACAAGCAATGGCGCTCTGAGCACCCTGCTGTCACCCGATGGTTCGAGACTGTCCGCAGCCAGCCTATCTTCTCTGAGGTTGCTGAGAAGGTTGATCTCCTCGATACCGTTACTCTGACCAACCCTCCCAAGAAGGCCGACCAGCCTAAGaaggaggccaagaaggaggctAAGAAGGAAGCCAAGAAGGAGGCCGCTCCCGCAGCTGCCCCCGCCGCTGCCCCTGAGGCTGACGAGGCTCCTGCTGCCCCCAAGGCCAAGCACCCTCTCGAGGCTCTCGGCCGCCCCTCTTTCCCTCTCGATGAGTGGAAGCGCCAGTACTCCAACATCAAGGACCACAACGAGGCCATGAAGTACTTCTGGGATAACTTCAACTTCGAGGAGTGGTCGATCTGGAAGGTTGACTACAAGTACAACGATGAGCTTACTCTCACCTTCATGTCCAACAACCTGATTGGTGGCTTCAACAACCGTCTTGAGGGTTCCCGCAAGTACATCTTCGGATGTGCTGCCGTCTACGGCGAGAACAACGACTCCGTCATCCAGGGTGCTTTCGTTATCCGAGGCCAGGAGCACATTCCCGCTTTCGACGTCGCCCCCGATTGGGAGAGCTACAGTTTCGTCAAGCTCGACCCCTCCAAGCCTGAGGATCGACAGTTCGTCGAGGATGCCTGGGGCTGGGAGAAGGGCATTACTGTCGATGGCAAGGAGTACAAGCTTGCTGACGGTAAGGTCTTCAAgtaa